One part of the Cyclobacteriaceae bacterium genome encodes these proteins:
- a CDS encoding helix-turn-helix domain-containing protein: MNLKPIKTKKDYQQALDRLELIFDAKKGTKEGDELEILGILIDQYENEHFPIDLPDPIEAIKFRMEQLGYTQTDLAKVVGLKSRASEILNKKRKLSLDMIRQLHEKLNIPTDVLIQAY, translated from the coding sequence ATGAACTTAAAACCAATAAAAACTAAAAAGGACTACCAACAAGCATTGGACAGACTTGAGCTAATCTTTGACGCAAAAAAAGGAACAAAGGAAGGAGACGAACTTGAGATATTGGGTATTTTAATTGACCAATACGAAAATGAACATTTCCCAATTGACCTACCAGACCCAATTGAAGCGATAAAATTCAGAATGGAACAACTTGGTTATACTCAGACAGATTTAGCGAAAGTCGTTGGACTTAAGAGTAGAGCAAGTGAAATACTAAACAAAAAAAGAAAACTATCGTTGGACATGATTAGACAGCTTCATGAAAAATTAAATATTCCGACAGACGTTTTAATACAAGCCTACTAA
- a CDS encoding type II toxin-antitoxin system HigB family toxin, which translates to MRVIAKKVLREFWTKHSDCEQQLKSWYREAEKSEWKNTNEIKKEYPTASILGDNRVVFNIKGNNYRLIVKINFHYQMMWIRFVGTHKEYDRIDANKI; encoded by the coding sequence TTGAGAGTAATTGCTAAAAAGGTACTCCGAGAGTTTTGGACTAAACATTCGGACTGTGAACAACAACTTAAATCTTGGTATCGAGAAGCTGAAAAGAGTGAGTGGAAAAATACCAATGAAATCAAAAAGGAGTATCCAACAGCAAGTATTCTTGGGGACAATAGAGTAGTTTTCAACATAAAGGGGAACAACTACCGACTAATTGTTAAGATTAATTTCCATTATCAAATGATGTGGATTCGATTTGTCGGGACTCATAAAGAATATGACAGAATTGATGCGAATAAAATTTGA
- a CDS encoding tyrosine-type recombinase/integrase: MKRIRHRDMNCLALFFPKNQEIINHVKKIPGIKYSATHTCWYLQETKDAWGMIYDGLKGKVWLDYTAVKKTQIEKNKVERTQPDKEPVHEEMPLSPKLIEPIANQQSYSEIHNSILEQIRKKLKFKNYSPSTIKTYTEQFKLFMQFFPNSHPEVLGEEEIQHYMMHLIENKKLSVSTQNQAINAIKFYYEKILKQDRKVYDLERPMKEKKLPEVLSQEEVMAIFDAAANLKHRCMLAILYASGLRRSELLNLRIGDIDFHRNAVLVRGGKGRKDRHTVMAQSLMPLVEQYLAEYKPKFWLFEGATGKQYSAASLQQVLKKASYKAGIRKNVRLHMLRHSFATHLLESGTSTRYIQVLLGHDSPKTTEIYAQVTRFGLDKVMSPLDHLAATKQLRSNDQ; this comes from the coding sequence GTGAAAAGGATTCGCCATCGCGATATGAACTGCCTGGCACTTTTTTTTCCTAAAAACCAGGAGATCATCAACCATGTTAAGAAAATTCCGGGCATAAAATACAGTGCCACACATACCTGTTGGTACTTGCAAGAGACAAAAGATGCATGGGGTATGATTTATGATGGGTTAAAAGGAAAAGTTTGGCTCGATTACACTGCGGTCAAGAAAACACAAATCGAAAAAAACAAAGTTGAACGTACGCAACCCGATAAAGAACCTGTGCACGAAGAAATGCCGCTTTCACCAAAACTTATTGAGCCGATTGCCAATCAACAATCATATTCAGAAATCCACAATAGTATTCTTGAACAAATCCGTAAGAAACTAAAATTCAAGAACTACAGCCCATCGACTATTAAAACATATACCGAGCAGTTCAAATTGTTCATGCAATTTTTCCCAAATAGCCATCCGGAGGTGTTAGGGGAAGAAGAAATACAGCATTACATGATGCACCTGATTGAAAACAAAAAGCTTAGCGTTTCCACACAAAACCAGGCCATTAATGCCATTAAGTTTTACTATGAGAAAATACTAAAGCAAGACCGTAAAGTTTACGACCTGGAACGCCCGATGAAGGAAAAGAAACTTCCTGAAGTACTAAGCCAGGAAGAAGTGATGGCCATTTTTGACGCTGCCGCAAACCTTAAGCATCGTTGTATGCTCGCAATACTATATGCCTCGGGATTAAGGCGCAGCGAGTTACTTAACTTACGGATAGGCGACATTGATTTTCATCGCAATGCTGTGTTGGTGCGCGGAGGTAAAGGCCGAAAAGACAGGCATACTGTGATGGCCCAGAGCCTTATGCCACTTGTTGAACAATACCTGGCAGAATATAAACCAAAATTCTGGTTGTTTGAAGGTGCCACCGGTAAGCAATACAGTGCGGCCAGTTTACAGCAAGTACTCAAAAAAGCTTCCTACAAAGCCGGAATACGTAAAAACGTCAGGCTTCATATGTTAAGGCATTCGTTTGCTACGCATTTGCTGGAATCGGGTACCTCAACCCGGTATATCCAAGTATTGCTTGGGCATGATTCCCCTAAAACAACAGAAATTTATGCCCAGGTTACCCGCTTTGGTCTGGACAAAGTAATGAGCCCATTGGACCATTTAGCCGCCACAAAACAGTTGCGGAGTAATGACCAGTAA
- a CDS encoding bile acid:sodium symporter family protein has protein sequence MQANILTEIFLPVALGIIMLGMGLSLTLDDFKRIALFPKATFVGLVSQLVVLPVIAFGMLKLISLPPELAVGVMLLAFCPGGATSNLLSNLARADVALSITLTAISSMVTVFTIPFFVNLSMEHFIGEGKYVELPVLKTMLQIVVITIIPVSIGMLLRWKSPKASKRAEKPVKIASALFITIIILGAILKERANLADFFAQVGVITLLINLVILTVAYGISKLLNLSHPQRSAIAIESGIQNGTLAIAIATSSMLLNNSQMSIPAAIYSLIMFVTGGIAVYFFSRTFMFDKA, from the coding sequence ATGCAGGCCAACATTTTAACAGAAATATTTTTACCGGTAGCCCTGGGCATTATCATGCTCGGCATGGGGCTGTCGCTTACGCTGGATGATTTTAAACGCATAGCACTGTTTCCGAAGGCAACATTTGTTGGGCTTGTCAGTCAATTGGTTGTGCTGCCTGTTATTGCCTTTGGTATGCTCAAGCTAATAAGCCTGCCGCCCGAATTGGCCGTGGGTGTTATGCTGTTGGCGTTTTGTCCGGGTGGTGCTACATCAAACCTGCTATCAAATTTGGCGCGGGCCGATGTTGCTTTGTCGATTACGTTAACGGCTATATCCAGTATGGTAACAGTATTTACGATACCCTTTTTTGTTAATCTTTCGATGGAACATTTTATTGGGGAAGGAAAATATGTGGAATTGCCGGTACTAAAAACGATGTTACAGATTGTAGTGATTACCATCATACCGGTATCGATTGGTATGTTGTTGAGGTGGAAATCACCAAAAGCCTCAAAGCGTGCCGAAAAGCCGGTGAAAATCGCATCGGCACTTTTTATAACCATAATTATCTTAGGTGCAATCCTTAAAGAGCGGGCAAACCTGGCTGATTTTTTTGCCCAGGTAGGTGTCATCACATTGCTCATCAACCTGGTCATCCTAACGGTTGCGTATGGCATTAGTAAGTTGTTAAACCTTAGTCACCCCCAGCGTTCGGCTATTGCCATCGAATCGGGCATTCAAAACGGCACCCTGGCTATTGCGATAGCCACCAGCAGCATGTTGCTGAATAATTCGCAGATGTCTATTCCGGCTGCTATCTATTCGCTTATTATGTTTGTTACCGGTGGAATAGCGGTGTATTTTTTCAGCCGTACGTTTATGTTTGATAAAGCCTGA
- the rny gene encoding ribonuclease Y, protein MSELAIIISASALGAIVVGLGFGTLLYKRKYSRRQKEVDDKAKLILKEAEIAAENLKKDKILEAKEKILKMKSEFEEEANRKKNQIISNEQKIKQREQQVNRELEQAKRKEADLTETQQNLAHQLELVKKRKEELDRFNEQKIEILENISKLTADEAREQLIASLKDEAQTKASSYIKDIMEQAKLTATKEARKIVIETIQRTATEHAIENCVSVFNIESDDIKGKIIGREGRNIRALEAATGVEIIVDDTPEAIIISGFDPVRREIARLSLHRLVQDGRIHPARIEEIVAKTTKNIEDEIVETGERTVIDLGIHGLHPELVRMVGRMRFRSSYGQNLLQHSREVANLCAIMAAELGLNVKQAKRAGLLHDIGKVWPEELEKPHAIAGMELAQKYKEHPIVCNAIGAHHDEIEMTNPVSPIVQACDALSGARPGARREVMEQYIKRLRELEELASSFDGVEKCYAIQAGRELRVILDAEKVTDDRASQLSFDISQKIERDMQYPGQIKVTVIREMRSVAYAK, encoded by the coding sequence ATGTCTGAATTAGCCATAATCATTTCCGCAAGCGCGCTTGGCGCCATTGTGGTAGGCCTTGGGTTCGGCACCTTGCTGTACAAACGCAAATACAGCAGGCGCCAAAAAGAAGTTGATGACAAGGCAAAGCTCATTTTAAAAGAGGCCGAAATAGCAGCCGAAAACCTGAAGAAGGACAAAATCCTGGAAGCGAAAGAGAAAATCCTCAAAATGAAATCCGAGTTTGAGGAAGAAGCCAACCGCAAAAAAAACCAGATCATCTCCAACGAACAGAAAATCAAACAACGCGAACAGCAGGTAAACCGCGAATTGGAACAGGCAAAACGCAAAGAAGCCGACCTTACCGAAACCCAGCAAAACCTGGCACACCAGCTTGAACTGGTGAAAAAGCGCAAAGAAGAGCTTGATCGTTTTAACGAACAAAAAATTGAAATACTCGAAAACATTTCAAAGCTAACAGCCGATGAAGCACGCGAACAGCTAATAGCTTCTTTGAAAGATGAGGCCCAAACAAAGGCATCATCGTACATAAAAGACATTATGGAACAGGCCAAGCTTACGGCTACCAAAGAAGCCCGTAAGATTGTAATTGAAACCATACAGCGTACCGCCACCGAACATGCCATTGAAAATTGTGTCTCGGTATTCAATATCGAAAGCGATGACATCAAAGGGAAAATAATCGGCCGCGAAGGGCGCAACATACGCGCGCTGGAAGCCGCTACAGGCGTTGAAATTATTGTTGACGATACACCCGAGGCTATTATCATCTCCGGATTTGACCCGGTGCGCAGGGAAATAGCCCGTTTATCGTTGCACCGGTTGGTGCAGGATGGCCGCATCCACCCTGCGCGCATTGAAGAAATCGTGGCCAAAACCACTAAAAACATTGAAGACGAAATTGTTGAAACAGGCGAACGTACCGTAATTGATTTGGGCATACATGGCCTTCACCCCGAACTGGTGCGCATGGTGGGCCGTATGCGCTTCCGTTCGTCATACGGACAAAACCTGTTGCAACACTCGCGCGAGGTAGCCAACCTGTGCGCCATTATGGCGGCCGAACTTGGTTTAAACGTGAAGCAAGCCAAGCGTGCCGGATTGTTGCACGACATTGGAAAAGTATGGCCCGAAGAATTGGAAAAGCCCCACGCCATTGCCGGCATGGAACTGGCGCAGAAGTACAAAGAACACCCCATAGTGTGCAACGCCATTGGCGCCCACCACGATGAAATTGAAATGACCAATCCGGTTTCGCCCATTGTACAGGCTTGCGATGCACTGAGTGGCGCGAGACCCGGTGCAAGGCGCGAGGTAATGGAACAATACATAAAACGCCTGCGCGAACTGGAAGAACTGGCCAGCAGCTTTGATGGGGTGGAGAAATGCTATGCCATACAAGCCGGACGTGAGTTGCGCGTAATCCTGGATGCCGAAAAAGTTACAGACGACCGCGCCAGCCAGTTGAGCTTTGACATCTCACAAAAAATTGAACGCGATATGCAGTATCCTGGCCAAATTAAAGTTACTGTTATACGTGAAATGCGTTCTGTTGCTTACGCAAAGTAG
- a CDS encoding cell division protein ZapA produces MEELSIRIKIADRDYPMKVKAHEEERVRTASRLINEKIKSYREQFGIDDKQDLLAMVAFDSLVEKMKTEENHQEIDQTVFEKVNQLNYLVSQSIL; encoded by the coding sequence ATGGAGGAATTATCAATACGGATTAAAATTGCGGACCGTGATTACCCGATGAAGGTAAAGGCTCACGAAGAAGAAAGGGTAAGGACCGCAAGCCGTCTCATCAATGAAAAGATAAAATCTTACAGGGAACAGTTCGGAATTGACGATAAGCAAGATTTACTGGCCATGGTGGCTTTTGACAGCCTGGTTGAAAAAATGAAAACCGAAGAAAACCATCAGGAAATTGACCAAACCGTATTTGAGAAAGTAAATCAACTGAATTACCTCGTTTCGCAGTCCATCCTTTAA
- the pheT gene encoding phenylalanine--tRNA ligase subunit beta, which produces MTISYNWLKEYINIHESPEEIGQVLTGTGLEVEYIEPFSTVKGGLAGLVIGEVLTCTKHPNADKLSVTTVHVGGDKVLPIVCGASNVKAGQKVVVAIPGTTLFPFKGDPFTIKSTKIRGEQSEGMICAEDEMGLGDNHEGIIVLDTKLPNGTPASEYYYIQSDYAIEIGLTPNRADAASHLGVARDIKAALNRELNWPSVDSFKTDNHKLPLAVSVENPQACPRYSGITLTGITVAESPAWLKARLQTIGLTPINNIVDITNYVLHETGQPLHAFDADEITGNKVIVKTLPHNTPFVTLDGKERKLLATDLMICNAGEGPQAGMCMAGVFGGAKSGITEKTKNIFLESAHFSADYVRRTSMHHGLKTDASFRFERGTDPNITVYALKRAALLIKEIAGGEISSDIVDIYPNKIKNKTILVKDKNVNRLIGKAIPRQEAIAILNRLDIEVTESADGHYTVSVPPYRVDVTQEADVIEEILRIYGFNNIELKEYAGSDYIAEFPSNDINKFKNTLGSLLVNNGFYEIWTNSLTNEAWQAKHKFTFEGEPVHILNKLSEEQGILRQTMLFTGLEVCAYNINRKQKDLKLFEFGKVYFKNTGHYHEQERLALYISGNTETENWQHKTASVSFYDMAQFVYQLIQKVGVAVKQQQVADPLFDYAVQLTLNNKPLGKFGKVKAALQKDFGIKQDIFYGELDTNLLFTSSNPKLVVKEVAKYPEVRRDLSLVLDRNVSFEEVQKLVQATEKRLIREIITFDVYEGDKIPEGKKAYALGFTLQDEAKTLTDEEIDSTMQRLITAFEQTLGAVIRK; this is translated from the coding sequence ATGACCATCTCCTACAACTGGCTCAAAGAGTACATCAATATCCACGAATCGCCCGAAGAAATCGGGCAAGTATTAACCGGCACCGGACTGGAGGTTGAATACATTGAACCATTTTCAACCGTTAAAGGAGGTTTGGCCGGTTTAGTAATTGGCGAGGTGCTTACATGTACTAAACATCCCAATGCCGATAAACTTTCTGTTACCACGGTTCATGTTGGTGGAGATAAAGTTTTGCCCATTGTGTGCGGAGCTTCGAATGTAAAGGCAGGCCAAAAAGTAGTGGTGGCTATTCCGGGAACAACCCTGTTTCCTTTCAAAGGTGATCCCTTCACCATTAAATCAACCAAAATCAGAGGTGAGCAATCCGAAGGGATGATCTGTGCAGAAGATGAAATGGGGTTGGGCGATAACCACGAAGGTATTATTGTGTTGGATACGAAACTACCCAACGGAACACCGGCATCAGAATATTATTACATCCAATCCGACTATGCTATTGAAATCGGGTTAACACCTAACCGTGCCGATGCCGCTTCGCACCTTGGCGTGGCCCGCGACATTAAAGCCGCGCTTAACCGTGAACTCAACTGGCCATCAGTCGATTCCTTTAAAACCGATAACCATAAACTACCCCTTGCAGTATCGGTAGAAAACCCGCAGGCGTGCCCGCGCTATTCTGGCATTACACTCACCGGCATTACCGTGGCTGAATCGCCTGCATGGTTAAAAGCCCGGCTGCAAACCATTGGTCTCACACCCATTAACAACATCGTTGACATTACTAACTATGTTTTACACGAAACCGGCCAACCGCTGCATGCTTTTGATGCAGATGAAATTACCGGCAACAAAGTGATTGTAAAAACATTGCCGCACAACACACCTTTTGTTACCCTTGATGGCAAGGAAAGAAAACTGCTCGCCACTGATTTGATGATCTGCAATGCAGGAGAAGGCCCGCAGGCAGGAATGTGTATGGCAGGTGTGTTTGGTGGCGCCAAATCAGGCATAACGGAAAAAACAAAAAATATCTTTTTAGAAAGCGCCCATTTCTCGGCCGATTACGTCCGCAGAACATCCATGCACCATGGTTTAAAAACCGATGCATCGTTCCGTTTTGAGCGTGGTACCGATCCGAACATAACCGTGTACGCGCTTAAGCGTGCAGCGTTACTAATAAAAGAAATTGCCGGGGGCGAAATCTCATCCGACATCGTAGATATTTACCCCAACAAAATCAAAAACAAAACCATACTGGTAAAAGATAAAAACGTGAACCGGCTAATTGGCAAAGCCATTCCGCGCCAGGAAGCCATAGCCATTTTAAACAGGCTTGATATTGAGGTCACCGAATCTGCAGATGGGCACTATACTGTATCCGTTCCGCCTTACCGTGTTGACGTAACACAGGAGGCCGATGTTATTGAAGAGATCCTTCGCATTTACGGGTTTAATAACATCGAATTAAAAGAATATGCCGGATCGGATTACATAGCCGAATTCCCATCCAACGACATCAATAAATTCAAAAACACGTTAGGCAGCCTGTTGGTAAACAACGGCTTTTACGAAATCTGGACCAACTCATTAACCAATGAAGCCTGGCAGGCCAAACACAAGTTTACCTTTGAAGGTGAGCCGGTGCATATCCTCAACAAGCTTAGCGAAGAACAAGGCATATTGCGCCAAACGATGCTGTTTACCGGTCTTGAAGTATGTGCATACAACATAAACCGCAAGCAAAAAGACCTTAAATTGTTTGAATTCGGAAAGGTTTATTTTAAAAACACCGGCCACTACCACGAACAAGAAAGGCTTGCGCTCTACATCAGCGGCAACACCGAAACAGAAAACTGGCAACACAAAACTGCCAGCGTATCATTTTATGATATGGCCCAATTCGTCTACCAACTTATCCAAAAGGTAGGTGTTGCCGTAAAACAACAACAGGTTGCCGATCCGTTGTTCGACTATGCCGTGCAACTCACGCTCAACAATAAGCCGCTCGGTAAATTCGGAAAAGTAAAAGCTGCTTTACAGAAAGATTTCGGCATAAAGCAAGATATATTTTATGGCGAGCTGGATACAAACTTGCTTTTCACTAGTTCAAACCCTAAGTTAGTAGTGAAGGAGGTAGCAAAATACCCCGAAGTGCGGAGAGATTTGTCGCTTGTGCTGGACAGGAACGTGAGCTTTGAAGAAGTACAAAAGCTTGTGCAGGCAACCGAGAAGCGACTGATACGGGAAATCATTACATTTGATGTGTACGAGGGAGATAAAATCCCGGAAGGAAAAAAAGCTTATGCATTGGGCTTTACCTTACAGGATGAAGCCAAGACCCTTACGGATGAGGAGATCGATTCAACCATGCAGCGCCTGATAACGGCTTTTGAGCAAACGTTGGGCGCGGTAATTAGAAAATAA
- a CDS encoding DUF1684 domain-containing protein, with protein MNRTKIIIMIAIVVAAITLIYSFIGQDDTSYITKIQKQREEKDRFMRTASDSPFADNFAAYKGLNWFAPDKKYQVKARLIAVENKKMVELPTSDGKTKRYMEYAYAEFKLDGKEQRLLILEIIDMGPYKGTLFLAFGDETSARETYGAGRYLDVKKPRGLSTVILDFNEAYNPYCAYNDKYSCPLPPTENLLTIPIYAGEKNYKSN; from the coding sequence ATGAACAGAACTAAAATAATTATCATGATTGCCATTGTTGTTGCTGCCATTACCCTGATCTATTCCTTTATAGGGCAAGATGATACCTCTTACATTACCAAAATTCAGAAACAGCGCGAGGAGAAAGATCGCTTCATGCGCACCGCATCCGACTCTCCCTTTGCCGATAATTTCGCTGCCTATAAAGGGCTCAATTGGTTTGCCCCCGACAAAAAATATCAGGTTAAGGCCCGACTCATAGCCGTTGAAAACAAAAAAATGGTGGAGCTTCCTACAAGCGATGGTAAAACCAAACGCTACATGGAATATGCTTATGCCGAATTTAAACTAGACGGAAAAGAGCAACGCCTATTGATTTTGGAAATTATTGACATGGGCCCCTACAAGGGAACACTTTTCCTCGCTTTTGGCGATGAAACGAGCGCCCGCGAAACGTATGGTGCAGGCCGGTATCTCGATGTAAAAAAACCACGCGGACTAAGTACCGTTATACTTGATTTTAATGAAGCCTACAATCCCTACTGCGCATACAACGATAAATATTCATGCCCGCTTCCACCAACTGAAAATTTGTTGACGATACCTATTTACGCAGGCGAAAAAAACTATAAATCAAATTGA
- the radC gene encoding DNA repair protein RadC produces MKDEKTGFLNIKKWAAEDRPREKLLLKGTAALSDTELIAILLGTGTASMSAVDVAKNILKNVDNNLDALARLSVKDLMKIKGIGEAKAITIVSALELGRRRKEVSTQERPKISSSQDAFEALKGDLMDIPHEEFWIVMMNRAHRIIKKQKISLGGVHGTVADPKIIFKVALEELASGIIVAHNHPSGNLTPSQQDIDLTKKLKEAGKLLEIQLLDHLIVAGKNYYSFADEGLL; encoded by the coding sequence ATGAAGGATGAAAAGACCGGCTTTTTGAACATCAAAAAATGGGCAGCCGAAGACAGGCCCCGTGAAAAACTATTGCTGAAAGGAACTGCTGCCCTTTCCGACACTGAATTGATCGCCATCTTGCTGGGAACGGGCACCGCCTCCATGAGTGCCGTTGATGTGGCCAAGAACATTTTAAAAAACGTAGATAACAACCTGGACGCATTAGCCAGGCTCTCGGTAAAGGACCTGATGAAGATAAAAGGAATTGGCGAAGCCAAAGCCATTACCATTGTGAGCGCACTTGAGTTAGGCCGCAGGCGAAAAGAAGTAAGCACACAGGAACGACCAAAAATTTCTTCTTCACAAGATGCCTTCGAAGCGTTAAAAGGCGACCTGATGGATATACCGCACGAAGAATTCTGGATAGTGATGATGAACCGAGCCCATCGTATAATCAAAAAACAGAAGATAAGCCTGGGCGGAGTTCACGGCACCGTGGCCGATCCTAAAATAATATTCAAAGTGGCCTTGGAAGAACTGGCCAGCGGCATCATCGTTGCCCACAATCATCCTTCCGGAAACCTTACACCCAGCCAGCAGGATATTGACCTCACCAAAAAACTAAAAGAAGCCGGTAAGCTTTTGGAAATTCAACTGCTCGACCACCTGATAGTTGCCGGAAAAAACTACTATAGTTTTGCCGATGAAGGATTGTTGTAA
- the rpsT gene encoding 30S ribosomal protein S20 — translation MANHKSAEKRIRANEAKRVRNRYQHKTTRTFIKKLRTTTVKSEAEALLKEVSALIDKLAKKNIIHWKKAANQKSSLTKYVNKLA, via the coding sequence ATGGCAAACCACAAATCAGCAGAGAAAAGGATACGGGCCAATGAGGCTAAGCGTGTAAGGAACCGCTACCAGCATAAGACAACCCGCACATTCATCAAAAAATTGCGCACAACTACTGTTAAGTCCGAGGCAGAAGCCCTTTTAAAGGAGGTTTCGGCCCTGATTGATAAACTGGCGAAGAAAAACATCATTCATTGGAAAAAGGCCGCTAACCAAAAGTCAAGCCTTACTAAATACGTTAACAAGTTGGCTTAA
- a CDS encoding S1/P1 Nuclease, whose translation MLISLFLLAGWGFHAHRQINRLAVFTLPPEMIGFYKANIGYITEASVNADRRRFAVVDEAPRHYIDIDHFGDSAIYTMPRYWKEAVEQYGEDTLKAYGILPWHINVIYYRLKDAFLVRDPARILSLSADLGHYLADAHVPLHTTENYNGQLTGQEGIHAFWESRLPELFSAEYDFFAGKAAYIENPQLEAWKIIETTHQHLKEVFAVERQLTFEMGEKKYSFESRGKQTIKVYSYEFSKAYHDALKGIVERQMRASLKSIGDFWYSAWVDAGQPDMKSLINYKPTEAELAQRRKEMEEWKQHQHQVHTRKHETEPDH comes from the coding sequence ATGCTTATCAGCCTGTTTCTTCTGGCAGGGTGGGGTTTTCATGCCCATAGGCAGATTAACCGGTTGGCTGTTTTTACCCTTCCGCCTGAAATGATAGGATTTTATAAAGCCAACATAGGCTATATAACCGAAGCTTCTGTAAATGCCGACCGCAGACGCTTTGCCGTGGTGGATGAGGCCCCGCGCCACTACATCGATATTGACCACTTTGGCGACAGCGCCATTTATACCATGCCCCGCTACTGGAAGGAAGCCGTAGAACAGTATGGCGAGGATACCCTGAAAGCATACGGTATTTTACCGTGGCACATCAATGTGATATACTACCGCCTAAAAGATGCTTTTCTGGTAAGAGACCCGGCAAGGATTTTAAGCCTTTCGGCTGATCTTGGTCATTACCTTGCCGATGCCCACGTGCCCTTGCATACCACCGAAAATTACAACGGGCAATTAACCGGGCAGGAGGGAATACATGCCTTTTGGGAATCGCGCTTGCCTGAATTGTTTTCGGCCGAGTATGATTTTTTTGCAGGTAAGGCAGCCTACATCGAAAATCCGCAACTCGAAGCCTGGAAAATTATTGAAACAACCCACCAGCATTTGAAAGAAGTGTTCGCGGTTGAACGCCAACTTACTTTTGAAATGGGTGAAAAGAAGTACTCGTTTGAAAGTCGTGGCAAACAAACGATAAAGGTTTATTCATACGAGTTTTCAAAAGCCTATCACGATGCATTAAAGGGTATAGTAGAACGGCAAATGCGCGCTTCCTTAAAATCGATTGGTGATTTCTGGTATTCGGCCTGGGTGGATGCCGGACAACCGGATATGAAATCCCTGATCAACTACAAGCCTACTGAGGCTGAACTTGCCCAACGCAGAAAGGAAATGGAAGAGTGGAAACAGCACCAGCACCAGGTACATACCCGCAAGCATGAAACCGAACCGGATCACTAG
- a CDS encoding DUF4199 domain-containing protein, with protein MNVFSNPNQLHINYGLKIAGGLIAYFLIMKFAGLLNIVELRLLNVVILVGGIYMALKKFQHTHGEHINYFRALVTGVATGAIASLAFAAFLFIYVTFIDVPFMQYIIDHEPMGRFLNPYIVSFIVALEGVFSGLLVTFVLINYINTDEPNEG; from the coding sequence ATGAATGTTTTCTCCAATCCCAATCAGCTCCATATCAATTACGGATTAAAGATAGCCGGAGGGCTTATCGCTTATTTTTTGATTATGAAGTTTGCCGGGTTACTCAACATTGTTGAGTTGCGGCTGTTGAATGTGGTTATCCTGGTGGGTGGTATTTACATGGCCCTTAAAAAATTCCAGCATACCCATGGCGAACACATCAATTACTTCAGGGCGCTGGTTACGGGTGTGGCTACCGGTGCCATTGCTTCACTGGCTTTTGCGGCATTCCTTTTCATTTATGTTACGTTTATTGATGTTCCCTTTATGCAATACATCATCGACCACGAGCCTATGGGACGCTTCCTTAATCCATATATCGTTTCGTTTATCGTTGCCCTTGAGGGTGTTTTTTCCGGTTTGCTCGTAACCTTTGTGTTGATTAACTACATTAATACCGATGAACCTAACGAAGGCTAA